In the Candidatus Saccharimonas aalborgensis genome, one interval contains:
- a CDS encoding PadR family transcriptional regulator, with protein MKSAEEYAESLATQLRKGFLAYCVLVVCSHRPKYTSDIIKELQAAELVVVEGTIYPLLNRLQRDGLLVHEWQESEQGPPRKYYRVSNYGRDVTCVMQTDIELLHTTLKKL; from the coding sequence ATGAAATCTGCCGAAGAATATGCCGAGTCACTCGCAACCCAATTGCGCAAAGGTTTTCTTGCCTACTGTGTGCTGGTAGTTTGTTCGCATCGACCCAAGTATACGAGCGATATTATCAAAGAACTTCAGGCGGCTGAGCTTGTCGTAGTAGAAGGAACAATTTATCCGCTTCTCAACCGACTTCAGCGAGATGGATTGCTAGTTCACGAGTGGCAAGAAAGCGAACAGGGGCCACCGCGAAAATATTACAGAGTGAGCAACTACGGACGCGATGTCACTTGCGTCATGCAAACGGATATTGAGCTGCTCCACACAACATTAAAGAAATTATAA
- a CDS encoding MurR/RpiR family transcriptional regulator, translating into MDTQPLPSPSIDSPGVSPPLGSTISLLDSFDIDHLPDLDTVVMGALELFEQQPLPTLNLSHYHHPLVVGSGNAEATGRIIFDKSQAVFASESNYLEALRTMPEIDSVVVLSASGSKHAPAIVDAARAAHKPVTLITNTPNSPAHASLDLSQAEHEYVFPKNREPYTYNTSTYMGMILGNTHEDPAVIRRFINERIATIEFPDFGSYDKYYLIVPPQFHGIKRMLEIKFIELFGRNIARDIETSEYVIHATTVAPARELFISFGETNSTWGDPQNRLTIPLPDGAGYGAMMAVGYYIVAQIQKAHPQYFKDNIVEYTKKVSELFGREITAIVDK; encoded by the coding sequence ATGGACACGCAACCCCTCCCCTCGCCCTCTATTGATTCACCAGGTGTATCACCGCCTCTTGGTTCCACGATCTCTCTTCTTGACAGTTTCGATATCGATCATTTACCAGATCTCGATACCGTCGTAATGGGTGCACTTGAATTATTTGAACAACAACCACTCCCTACTCTTAACCTATCGCACTATCACCACCCATTGGTCGTTGGATCAGGTAATGCTGAAGCAACTGGCCGCATTATCTTTGACAAGAGCCAGGCAGTATTTGCTAGTGAAAGCAATTACCTTGAGGCGCTTAGAACAATGCCCGAGATTGATAGTGTTGTTGTACTATCAGCATCTGGTAGCAAACATGCACCTGCTATCGTTGACGCAGCAAGAGCCGCTCATAAGCCAGTGACGCTCATTACCAACACCCCCAACTCACCCGCACACGCCAGCCTCGACCTTAGCCAAGCTGAGCACGAGTACGTTTTCCCAAAAAATCGCGAACCCTACACCTACAACACATCAACTTACATGGGCATGATCCTGGGAAATACGCATGAAGATCCTGCGGTGATCCGCCGATTTATCAATGAGCGTATCGCCACAATCGAATTTCCAGATTTTGGTAGCTATGACAAATACTACTTAATTGTTCCGCCGCAATTCCATGGCATCAAACGGATGCTCGAAATAAAGTTTATCGAGTTGTTTGGCAGAAATATCGCTCGAGATATCGAAACGAGCGAGTATGTGATCCATGCGACAACAGTTGCACCAGCCCGAGAACTATTCATTTCCTTTGGTGAAACAAACTCAACGTGGGGAGATCCACAAAATCGACTCACCATTCCCCTGCCTGACGGTGCAGGCTACGGTGCAATGATGGCAGTTGGCTACTACATTGTTGCCCAGATCCAAAAGGCCCACCCTCAATATTTCAAGGATAATATCGTCGAGTATACAAAGAAGGTTTCGGAACTATTTGGCAGAGAGATTACTGCTATTGTCGATAAATAA
- a CDS encoding TylF/MycF/NovP-related O-methyltransferase: MSFTTVSCYNTREHDRSSIVSPRRLYRTGGTRRYYCCYHSDRYYSVDESVARGVKTAELIRKYPLISDQITAGELQVILRELEYYISGGKTGAVVEFGCYQGTTSLFIRRLLDCYEDKREFHVYDSFEGLPPKGRWDQSSVGEHFVTGELLAHKKEFFAQFKKAGLVMPRIHKGWFHDLDQSHIPQTVGFAFLDGDYYGSIRESLMLITPRLVSGAVIIVDDYANEALPGAARAVDEWLVGQRAVMRVQSSLAIIYRQ, translated from the coding sequence ATGAGCTTTACCACTGTTTCGTGCTACAATACCAGAGAACATGATAGGTCGTCGATCGTCAGCCCGCGGAGGCTTTACCGTACTGGAGGCACTCGTCGTTATTATTGCTGTTATCATTCTGATCGCTATTATTCTGTTGATGAATCAGTGGCGCGCGGCGTGAAAACAGCGGAACTTATACGGAAGTATCCACTCATCTCTGACCAGATTACTGCTGGTGAGTTACAGGTCATACTACGCGAGCTTGAATACTATATTTCTGGCGGCAAAACAGGTGCCGTGGTCGAGTTTGGTTGCTATCAAGGTACCACCTCATTATTTATTCGCCGTCTTCTTGATTGTTATGAGGACAAGCGAGAGTTTCATGTCTATGATTCGTTTGAGGGGTTACCACCGAAGGGGAGGTGGGATCAGAGCAGCGTCGGTGAGCACTTTGTTACTGGCGAGCTTCTAGCACACAAAAAAGAGTTTTTCGCACAATTCAAAAAAGCCGGTCTAGTGATGCCGCGCATACACAAAGGTTGGTTTCATGATCTGGACCAATCTCACATTCCGCAGACAGTTGGATTTGCTTTTTTAGACGGCGATTACTATGGGTCAATCCGCGAGTCGCTCATGCTCATCACACCTCGACTGGTTTCCGGCGCAGTGATTATCGTCGATGATTATGCAAATGAGGCACTTCCCGGTGCTGCGCGGGCAGTCGATGAGTGGCTTGTAGGACAACGGGCAGTGATGCGTGTGCAAAGCAGCCTTGCGATTATTTATCGACAATAG